A genomic window from Gemmatimonadota bacterium includes:
- the prfB gene encoding peptide chain release factor 2 — protein sequence MFDLESKRERLKVLEGRMSEAGFWDDALAARGAIAEIKELKGWVQPWVQLSAKYAELEELAELLEGEADAGLTAEWESELQHLEQEIATFELRSMLRGPDDARNALLTIHPGAGGTESQDWAEMLVRMYTRWADGRGFAIEMLDLQPGEEAGIRSATLEIRGEYAYGYLKAERGVHRLVRISPFDAQGRRHTSFASVFVYPLVDDDIEVEIEEKDLRIDTFRASGAGGQHVNKTSSAVRITHLPTGLVVACQNQRSQHQNKATALKMLRAAVYQREVERREAERRKADAQKTEIAWGNQIRSYVFQPYTLVTDHRTERKVGDVQRVMDGDLDAFIEAYLKEFGSQLA from the coding sequence ATCTTTGACCTGGAGTCGAAGCGCGAGCGTCTGAAGGTGCTGGAAGGGCGCATGTCCGAGGCCGGCTTCTGGGATGACGCCCTGGCGGCCCGCGGCGCGATCGCGGAGATCAAGGAGCTGAAGGGGTGGGTCCAGCCATGGGTGCAGCTCTCCGCAAAATATGCAGAGCTCGAGGAACTGGCCGAGCTGTTGGAAGGGGAGGCGGATGCAGGCCTGACCGCGGAGTGGGAGTCGGAGCTCCAGCATCTCGAGCAGGAGATCGCAACGTTCGAACTGCGCAGCATGCTGCGCGGGCCAGACGATGCGCGTAATGCTCTGCTCACGATTCACCCCGGCGCGGGCGGCACCGAATCGCAGGACTGGGCGGAGATGCTGGTGCGCATGTACACGCGCTGGGCGGACGGACGGGGGTTCGCAATCGAGATGCTCGACTTGCAGCCTGGAGAAGAGGCAGGCATCAGGAGCGCGACCCTGGAAATCCGTGGCGAGTATGCGTACGGTTATCTGAAGGCGGAGAGAGGGGTGCACCGGCTGGTTCGCATCTCGCCGTTCGACGCGCAGGGCCGACGCCATACCTCTTTTGCCAGCGTATTCGTCTATCCGCTGGTCGACGACGACATCGAAGTCGAGATCGAGGAAAAGGACCTCCGCATCGACACCTTCCGCGCCTCGGGCGCGGGCGGGCAGCACGTGAACAAGACCAGCTCGGCGGTCCGGATCACGCATCTGCCCACGGGCCTTGTGGTCGCCTGCCAGAACCAGCGGAGTCAGCACCAGAACAAGGCCACGGCGCTGAAAATGCTGCGAGCCGCGGTGTACCAGCGGGAAGTCGAGCGGCGCGAGGCAGAGCGGCGCAAGGCCGATGCGCAGAAAACGGAGATCGCCTGGGGCAACCAGATCCGGTCCTACGTTTTCCAGCCCTACACTCTGGTGACGGACCACCGCACGGAGCGCAAGGTCGGAGACGTACAGCGCGTGATGGACGGGGATCTGGATGCGTTCATCGAGGCGTATCTAAAGGAGTTCGGCTCGCAACTCGCATGA
- a CDS encoding zinc-ribbon domain-containing protein — MNLYCPHCGALFRVDPERVPPTGVRARCSRCGGVFPVRRRERGRADTGAASQRAAASSAPAFGGAQDPHTRAQRLARALASDIAARDPQRRDRSLGAGTLRSDFREEILRSWDEYVAQVGPDLAERTPYFRDALNAVLAKGRKLF, encoded by the coding sequence GTGAACCTCTACTGCCCGCATTGTGGGGCCCTTTTCCGGGTAGATCCGGAGCGGGTGCCGCCCACCGGGGTGCGCGCGAGGTGCTCGCGTTGTGGCGGAGTTTTCCCCGTGCGCCGGCGCGAGCGGGGCCGGGCCGACACCGGTGCGGCGTCGCAGCGCGCGGCCGCCAGCTCCGCCCCTGCCTTTGGCGGCGCGCAAGACCCGCACACGCGTGCGCAACGCCTGGCGCGCGCGCTGGCATCCGACATAGCTGCCCGCGATCCGCAGCGGCGCGACCGTAGCTTGGGCGCCGGCACGCTGCGCAGCGACTTTCGCGAGGAAATCCTGCGCAGTTGGGACGAGTATGTGGCCCAGGTCGGCCCCGACCTGGCCGAGCGTACGCCGTACTTCCGGGACGCGCTGAATGCCGTGCTGGCCAAGGGCCGGAAGCTGTTTTGA
- a CDS encoding diguanylate cyclase — protein MPFTAVLVYHAARSARAPSVLRELAAEQRLRILPLSSAHEVLNLASRSQLAGIVLGPGSTGEVLGLCRALKKDSLSAIVPVVVLEPRGEQGFGLEALAAGADEVLTASMRRDEQFLRLQRALQRADRDLGVHPSTRLPGTAQIERDITERLRRKEGFAVCYADLDNFKEFNDRYGYSEGDRVILLLSRMLRDVVRAHAPTGFLGHIGGDDFIFNVPLAQMRVCCEEGIAIFDELIPYQYTEVDRHAGYFLGKDRQGTIFRIPLMSLSIGVVTNESRRFTHPAQVSELATEMKVYAKTLPGSVYAVDRRSEDGVVVLGGRVVADGLATGAAEQP, from the coding sequence ATGCCCTTCACGGCCGTCCTCGTCTACCACGCGGCGCGCAGCGCCAGGGCCCCCTCGGTCCTCCGCGAGCTGGCGGCAGAACAGCGACTCCGGATCCTGCCTCTGAGCTCGGCGCACGAGGTGCTGAACCTGGCCAGCCGGTCCCAGCTCGCGGGGATCGTACTGGGTCCCGGCTCGACCGGCGAGGTTCTGGGCCTCTGCCGCGCCTTGAAGAAGGATAGCCTGAGCGCCATCGTCCCGGTGGTCGTGCTCGAGCCCCGCGGGGAGCAGGGCTTCGGCCTCGAGGCACTCGCGGCCGGCGCGGACGAGGTGCTCACGGCGAGCATGAGGCGGGACGAGCAATTCCTGCGGCTCCAACGGGCGCTGCAGCGTGCGGACCGCGACCTGGGCGTTCACCCGAGCACTCGCCTGCCGGGCACGGCTCAGATCGAGCGGGATATCACCGAGCGGCTGCGTCGCAAAGAGGGGTTTGCGGTCTGCTACGCAGATCTGGACAACTTCAAGGAATTCAACGATCGCTACGGCTACAGTGAAGGCGATCGGGTGATTCTGCTGCTTTCACGCATGCTGCGCGACGTCGTGCGGGCGCACGCGCCCACGGGGTTCCTGGGGCACATTGGGGGCGATGACTTCATCTTCAACGTGCCCCTGGCCCAGATGCGCGTGTGCTGCGAGGAGGGCATCGCCATCTTCGACGAGCTGATCCCCTACCAGTACACCGAGGTGGATCGCCACGCGGGCTACTTCCTGGGAAAGGATCGCCAGGGCACGATCTTCCGGATCCCCCTCATGAGCCTCTCCATCGGGGTGGTCACGAATGAATCCCGGCGGTTCACGCACCCGGCTCAGGTCAGCGAGCTGGCCACCGAGATGAAGGTGTACGCCAAGACTCTGCCAGGTTCAGTGTACGCCGTGGATCGTCGTTCGGAAGACGGGGTCGTGGTGCTGGGCGGCCGAGTGGTGGCAGATGGCCTCGCCACGGGGGCCGCAGAGCAGCCGTGA
- the rnr gene encoding ribonuclease R, with translation MPVSPDRVVEYLRTRAGRPLKSKELARGLGVAASEYAEFRALLGRLEDEGVVYRVRQQRYAAPEKINLLTGRLQTIRSGAGFVIPEDGAADLFVPTSGLGSAVDGDRVVARVERWRRGQRQEGRIIKVLERAREKVVGVYHPARNFGFVVPEDVKLVRDIFVPPGQERGAVDGDVVVLQVTNWGDEHLGPAGEVEQVLGRLGEPGVDVLAVIHDHGLPLEFPREVEAEAERIRERGMQPPDLADRLDLRELLVFTIDPADAKDHDDALSIRPLGEDRWEVGVHIADVAFYVRESSLLDAEALRRGTSTYLVDRVLPMLPEPLSSDLCSLRPDEDRLALSLLLELDGDARPRRAQLVRSVIRSRHRLSYEQAQLVLDGEASVDAATDAALRELLRIGRMLRAAREARGSLDFDLPEARVVLNTQGEPTDIQRVLRLESHRLIEDFMLLANETVARKAASSRLPFLYRIHESPDPDRLEQLAEFVGTFGLQLARGAQAGPREVARLLAAAKGRPEENLLSTVVLRSMKQARYSHLNAGHFGLAAKHYTHFTSPIRRYPDLVVHRLAAAAFIDHAPLQADLLEEKLASIAQTASERERIAVEAERDSMDLKKVEFMERHLGDTFEGTISGVTSFGFFVLLSDFFVEGLVHVSSLEDDYYAFLEEQYALLGERSRRRFQLGDPVRVQVAAVNREERKIDFLLADARPATARLSR, from the coding sequence TTGCCCGTATCCCCTGACCGGGTGGTCGAGTACCTGCGTACTCGGGCCGGTCGCCCCCTCAAATCAAAGGAGCTGGCCCGCGGGCTTGGTGTGGCGGCCTCGGAGTACGCCGAGTTCCGCGCGCTGCTCGGCCGGCTCGAGGACGAGGGCGTCGTCTACCGCGTGCGGCAGCAACGCTATGCGGCACCCGAGAAAATCAATCTCCTCACCGGACGGCTGCAGACGATCCGGAGCGGCGCAGGTTTCGTGATACCGGAGGACGGTGCGGCTGACCTGTTCGTGCCCACGTCCGGGCTGGGCTCGGCGGTGGACGGCGACCGCGTGGTGGCGCGGGTGGAGCGGTGGCGCCGCGGGCAGCGGCAGGAAGGCCGGATCATCAAGGTCCTGGAACGCGCCCGTGAGAAGGTGGTGGGGGTGTATCATCCGGCCCGCAACTTCGGCTTTGTCGTCCCCGAGGACGTGAAGCTGGTCCGCGACATCTTCGTCCCGCCCGGCCAGGAGCGAGGCGCGGTAGATGGCGACGTGGTCGTGCTCCAGGTGACGAACTGGGGGGACGAACATCTGGGGCCAGCGGGTGAAGTCGAGCAGGTGCTGGGACGCCTGGGGGAGCCCGGCGTCGACGTACTGGCGGTGATCCACGATCACGGGCTGCCGCTCGAGTTTCCCAGGGAAGTCGAAGCGGAGGCGGAGCGGATCCGGGAACGCGGCATGCAGCCCCCGGACCTCGCGGATCGCCTCGACCTCCGGGAGCTGCTGGTCTTCACGATCGACCCGGCGGATGCGAAGGATCACGATGATGCCCTCTCGATCCGGCCGCTGGGTGAAGACCGCTGGGAAGTGGGCGTGCATATCGCGGACGTAGCCTTTTACGTCCGGGAGAGCAGTCTGTTGGATGCGGAGGCGCTGCGCCGCGGGACGAGCACCTACCTAGTTGATCGGGTGCTTCCGATGCTGCCCGAGCCGCTCTCCTCCGACCTCTGCTCGCTGCGCCCGGACGAGGACCGCCTGGCTCTCTCGCTGCTGCTCGAGCTGGACGGCGACGCCCGGCCGCGGCGCGCGCAGCTCGTGCGCAGCGTGATCCGGAGCCGTCACCGCCTGTCCTACGAGCAGGCGCAGCTCGTGCTGGACGGAGAGGCCTCCGTGGATGCGGCCACGGATGCGGCCCTCCGTGAGCTGCTGCGTATCGGTCGCATGCTGCGCGCGGCCCGGGAGGCGCGCGGCAGCCTCGATTTCGACCTGCCCGAGGCACGCGTGGTCCTGAACACCCAGGGAGAGCCGACGGACATCCAGCGGGTGCTCCGGCTGGAGAGCCATCGGCTGATCGAAGACTTCATGCTACTCGCCAATGAAACGGTGGCGCGCAAGGCGGCGAGCTCGAGGCTACCCTTCCTCTACCGTATCCATGAATCTCCGGACCCCGACCGGCTCGAGCAGCTGGCGGAATTCGTAGGCACGTTCGGGCTGCAGTTGGCGCGCGGCGCTCAGGCGGGTCCGCGGGAAGTGGCGCGGCTGCTGGCCGCGGCCAAGGGCCGGCCGGAAGAGAACCTGCTCTCCACGGTCGTGCTTCGCTCCATGAAGCAAGCGCGCTACAGCCATCTGAACGCGGGGCACTTCGGGCTGGCGGCAAAGCACTACACGCATTTCACCTCGCCGATCCGGCGCTACCCGGACCTGGTGGTGCACCGGCTCGCGGCCGCCGCGTTCATCGACCACGCACCGCTCCAGGCTGACCTGCTGGAAGAGAAGCTCGCGAGCATTGCGCAGACGGCCAGTGAGCGGGAGCGGATCGCGGTCGAGGCGGAGCGGGACAGCATGGATTTGAAGAAGGTCGAGTTCATGGAGCGCCACCTGGGCGATACGTTCGAGGGGACGATCAGCGGCGTCACCTCCTTCGGCTTCTTCGTCTTGCTGTCGGACTTCTTCGTCGAGGGGTTGGTGCACGTGAGCTCGCTGGAGGACGACTACTACGCGTTCCTCGAAGAGCAGTACGCCCTGCTGGGCGAGCGGAGCCGCCGGCGCTTCCAGTTGGGAGATCCTGTCCGGGTGCAGGTGGCCGCAGTGAACCGCGAGGAGCGGAAGATCGATTTCCTGCTGGCTGATGCCCGGCCGGCCACGGCGCGCTTATCTCGTTGA